GCGAGTACGTCCGGCCCTGGGAGATCTTCTCGCGAGCCGTGGAGGAGGCCTGCGCTGCGGGATTCCTCGGCAAGAACATCCTGGGGTCCGGGTTCGACCTCGACATCATCGTTCACCGGGGGGCCGGGGCCTATATCTGCGGCGAGGAGACGGGGCTCATCTCCTCGCTGGAGGGGAACAAGGGCTGGCCCAAGCTCAAGCCGCCGTTTCCCGCCGTGCGTGGCGCCTTCGGCTGCCCGACCATCGTGAACAACGTCGAGACCATCTGCCATGTGCCGCCCATCATCAACCGCGGTGCCGAGTGGTTCGCCGGGCTCGGGACCAAGAGCCAGGGGGGGACCCGCATGTACTCGGTCTCGGGTCACGTCGTGCGTCCCGGCGTCTACGAGCTGCCCGTTTCCGCCACGGTGCGACAGCTGATATACGAACACGCCGGCGGTCTCCCGAACGGGCGACGGCTCAAGGCGGTGGTGCCGGGCGGGTCGTCATCAGCGATCCTGACCGCCGACGAGATCGACGTCACCATGGATGTGGACGGGCTCCAGCGCGCGGGGTCGATGATCGGGTCCGCCGGCGTGATCGTGATGGATGAGACGGTCTCGATCCCCGAGGCGCTGATGGTTATCGCCCGCTTCTACGCCCACGAGTCCTGCGGCCAGTGCACGCCCTGCCGCGAGTCCACCGGCTGGATCTACAAGACGGCGAGGCGGATCGTGGAAGGGAAGGGCCGCAAGGAAGACCTGGACACGATCCTGGACGTCGCCCGGCGCGGCGCGGGTACCACGATCTGTGCCTTCTACGACGGCGCGGTGGGGCCTTACATCAGCTACGTCGAGAAATTCCGGGCCGAGTTCGAGGCGCTGATCGGTGAGGGCCAGCCGTCGCTCGTGGTCGCCCACTGAGGTCCGGCGATGGCCAGGCTGACCATCGACGGCAAGGAGATCGAGGTCCCCGCCGGCACCGTGCTCATCGAGGCGGCCCGGCGCCTCGGGATCGAGATCCCCCACTACTGCTACCATCCGGGTCTCTCCATCGCGGGGCAGTGCCGGCTCTGCATGGTGGAAATCGAGAAGAACCCCCGCCTCCAGATCTCGTGCAACACCGTCGCCACGGACGGGATGGTGGTCCAGACAGGCTCCCCGAAAGTGCTGGAGACCCGCAAGTCCATCATGGAGTTCCATCTGATCAATCACCCGCTCGACTGCCCCGTGTGCGATCAGGCGGGCGAGTGCTGGCTCCAGATCTACTACATGCAGCACGGCCTCTACGAGCCGCGGATGATGGACGAGAAGGTGCACAAGCCCAAGGCGGTCCCGCTCGGGCCGCACGTGATGCTGGACGCGGAGCGCTGCATCCTCTGCTCCCGCTGCGTCCGCTTCTGCGACGAGGTGACCGGGACCAGCGAGCTGGGAATCTTCAACCGGGGCGATCGCTCGGAGATCGGCCTCTTTCCCGGCCGGGAGCTGGCGAACCCGTACTCCGGCAACGTCATCGACATCTGCCCGGTCGGGGCGCTCACCGACCGGGATTTCCGGTTCGCGGTGCGGGTCTGGTACCTGGACCGCGCCAAGTCCGTCTGTCCGGGCTGCGCGCGCGGCTGCAACATCGAGATCCACTACAACGTGCGGCGCCCCCATCACAACGCGGGTCGCCGCGTCGCCCGGCTCAAGCCGCGGGAGAACCCCGAGGTCAACAAGTGGTGGATCTGCGACTTCGGTCGCTACGGCTTCGGCTTCATCGACGACCCGAGCCGGCTTCTCGCGCCGGCCCGGCGGGAGGGGCCGAAGGCAGAGGAGGTCTCCTGGGAGGACGCCGTCCAGCTCCTGGCCGGCCGCCTCCGGCAGTACGCGCCGGAAGAGATCGGGGTCCTTGCCTCTCCCCAGATGGCGAACGAGGATCTCTTCCTCCTCAAGCGCCTGGCGGGCCATCTCGGGATCCGCAGCCTGGACTTCGGCGTCCCGCCGCGCGATCCCGGCTTTGAGGACCACCTCCTGATCAGGGCCGACAAGAACCCGAACTCGAAGGGCGCCGAGCTGATCGGGCTCCTGCCGCGGGACGGCGGCCCGGATGCCCGCGGCATGCTCCAGGCCGCGCGCGCCCGGCGGCTCAAGTGCCTCTGGGTGTTCCACCACGACCTGACCCGGAGCGCCTGGGGCGAGGCGGAGGTGCTGGAGGCTCTCCTCGCCCTGGGCTGCCTGATCTTCCAGGGCTCGAACGCGAACGGGGTGAGCGCCCACGCGCACCTCGTACTTCCGAGCGCCACGTACGCCGAGCGCGAGGGGACGTTCACGAACTTTCAGGGGCGCGTCCAGCGCTTCAGGAAAGCGGTCGAGCCGTTGGGGGAGTCGCGGCCGGACTGGGAGATCCTGGCTCGGGTCGGGGAAGCCGTCGGCCTGGACCTGCGTCCCACCCGGGCCGAGGACCTCTTCCGCGAGCTCGCGCGCACGCTCCCGGCGTTCTCGGGCCTCAGCTACCGGTCGCTCGGCGACCTGGGCCAGAAAGTACAGGAGTAGGGATGAGCGCGGTACTCACCGAGCTCGGGATCGCCTTCGGGCGGGTGGCCTTCGTCATGTTCTTCGTGCTGAACATGGGCGGGCTCCTGACCTGGGTCGAGCGCAAGCAGTCGGCGATCATGCAGGACCGGATCGGGGCCAACCGGGCCTCGATCTTCGGGCTCCGCCTCTGGGGCCTCTTTCACCCGTTGGCCGACGCGATCAAGATGCTCACCAAGGAGGACTTCCTTCCGGCCCGGGCCGACCGGGTCCTGTTTACGCTGGCCCCGTTTGTCTCGGTCTTTTTTGCCCTGGCAGCCTTCGCCACGATCCCGTTCGGCGACGTCCTCCGGATCGGTGATCGCGAGATCCCCCTTCAGGCCGTCACCCTCAACGTTGGGGTGCTCTATGTCTTCGCCATGCTCTCGCTCGGGGTGTACGGGGTGATGATGGCCGGATGGGCCTCGGCGAACAACTATGCTCTCCTGGGCGGCCAGCGCGCGGCGGCGCTTATGATCTCGGCGGAAGTCGCCATCGGTGCCTCGATCATGGGGGTCATCATGGTCTACGGCTCGCTCAACATGCAGGAGATCGTGCGGGGGCAGGGGTGGCTCCTCCTCGGGTGGATTCCGGCCTGGGGGATCGTCCTCCAGCCGGTCGCCTTCGTGCTGTTCCTCACGGCCGGCATCGCCGCCACGAAGCGGATCCCGTTCGACCTGCCGGAGGGCGAGTCCGAGATCATCGGCTACTTCGTCGAGTACAGCGGGATGAAGTTCGGCATGTTCATGATGGCCGACTTCGTGGAGACCGTGGTGATCGCCGGCATGGCCACGGCGCTCTTCCTCGGCGGCTGGCAGGTGCCGTACCTCGTGGCCGACGGGATTCACTTTCCGTGGGGGACCGTGATCCCGCTCTCCCACCTGGCCGTGGTCCTCCTCCAGGTCGGGGCGTTCGTCCTGAAGGTATCGGTCATGTGCTGGTTCCTCATGCTGATCCGCTGGACCCTCCCGCGCTTTCGGTACGACCAGGCCATGCGGCTGGGCTGGCTGGGCCTTTTCCCGCTCTCGATCCTGAACCTGGTGGCGACGGGGCTGGTCCTGGTGGCGCTCCGCGGGTGACCGTCATGAGATCGAGACGACTCTCGATGCATCAGCGCTTCTACCTCGTAGAGGTTCTGGTCGGGTTGGGCGTCACTGCGGCCCACTTCTTCGCCAACCTGGCGCGCCACACGGCGCGCTATGTCTTCGGGCGGCGGGATGTCCACGGCGCGGTCACGATTCAGTATCCCGAGGAGCGCCGGCCGTACTCGCCGCGGCTCCGGAGCCTGCACCGTCTGGTCCGCCGGGAGGACGGCTCCCCCCGCTGCGTGGCCTGCATGATGTGCGAGACGGTCTGCCCGGCCCACTGCATCTACATCGTGGCCGCGGAGCACCCGAACCCGGATGTCGAGAAGTACCCCGCGCGCTTCGATATCGACCTGGGCAAGTGCGTCTTCTGCGGCTACTGCGTCGAGGCCTGTCCGGAGGACGCGATCCGGATGGACACCGGGATTTTGGAGTTTTCGTCATACAGCCGGGCCGGCATGATCTACACGAAGGAGATACTGCTGGCGCTGGAGCCCGCGGGGCCGGATGGGGTCCCGCGGTCGCCGGTGCCGATCCCGGCCGACCGGCACCCGTAGCGCCATGCGGCTAACCGTCGCACGACGCAAAAGCCTCGATCAGGCCTGGTCCAGCGCGGGCTTTGCCCGCGCAATCAACTCGGGCCTCGCGCGGCAGGTGGCCTGCCTCTCGGCATGGCCGAACCTGCCACGCTCGAACAACTTCGGAGGGGGCCCGGGTACCCGCGCCGAAGGCGTGGGTGTCCCCCTCCGACGATCGAGCGCGGGCTTTACCCGCGCAATCTCCGGGGGGAGGTTCGGAAGGGGCGGGTACCCGCGCCCGTAGGGCGTGGGTGGCCCCCCTCCGAGGGCAGCCATGGAGCACTTCGCGTTCTTTACGATCGCGTTCGTGGCGGTCGCCTCGGCCCTGGGGCTGGTGCTGAGGCGGAACCCGATCCATGGCGCCCTCTTCCTGGTCGTGAACCTGGGGAGCGTGGCGGCAGTCTACCTGATGCTGGGCGCGGAGTTCCTGGCCGCCGCCCAGGTGATCATCTACGCCGGTGCCATCATGGTGCTGTTCGTCTTTGCTATCATGGTGCTGATCCCGAGGACGGAGGAGACGAGCCCGGACCCGCTCAGGCCGGCCCGGCTCGTAGCGGTTCCCCTGGGCGCTGTGCTGCTGCTCGAGATCGGGCTGATCTGGGAGTCCCCGCTCCTGTCGACTCCCGGTGCGACCCGCCCGCCGGGGGACATCGGGTCGGTGGGCCGGCTGCTCTTCACGACGTATCTCTTCCCCTTCGAGGTCACATCGGTGCTGCTCCTGGCCGCGCTGGTGGGCGTGCTGGCGCTCGCCAAGCGCAAGGCGCCCTAGCGCGATGGTTCCGGAGAGCTATTACGCCGGGCTCTCGGCGATCCTGTTCAGCATCGGGGTCGTGGGCGTCCTGGTGCGCCGGAACCCGCTCGTGATCTTCATGTCGATCGAGCTCATGCTCAACGCCGCCAACCTGGCGCTGGTGGCGTTTGGCCAACGCTTCGGGACCGTCGAGGCTCAGGCGCTCGTGTTCTTCGTGATGACGGTCGCCGCTGCCGAGGTCGCCGTGGGGCTGGCCATCATCGTGACGATCTTCCGGCTCCGGCATCGACTCTCCGTGGATGACCTGAGCCTGATGCGTTGGTAGGGAGGTGGGCACATGGCACAGGCAAAGACGGTCCTGAGCTCCAAGGTGGACGTGGAGCTGGCCCGCCGGCTCTACTTCCAGATGTTCCTCATCCGCCGCTTCGAGGAGAAAGCGGCGGAGATGTACGCGCTCGGGAAGATCGGCGGGTTCCTCCACCTCTATATCGGCGAGGAGGCCGTGGCCGTGGGGGCGACGTCCGTCCTGCGCTCCGACGATTACGCCGTCTCCTCCTACCGCGACCACGGGCACTGTCTGGCGAAGGGGTCGGACCCGCGGCGGATGATGGCCGAGCTGTTCGGCCGCCGGGATGGCCTCTCCAAGGGCAAGGGCGGCTCGATGCACCTCTTCGATAAGAGCGTCGGCTTCCTCGGCGGCCACGCGATCGTCGGCGCCCATCTGCCCCTGGCGGCGGGTGCGGCCTTTGCCGTCAAGTATCAGGGGGGCGACCAGGTCGTGCTCTGCTCCTTCGGCGATGGCGCGGTACCCCAGGGCGAGTTCCACGAATCGCTGAACCTTGCTTCCCTATGGAAGCTGCCCGTCATCTACCTCTGCGAGAACAACCGCTACGCGATGGGCACTGCCATCCACCGCGCGCTGGCGCAGACCGAGATCTGGCGGATTGCCGAGACCTACCGGATTCCGGGCGAGGTCGTGGACGGGATGGACGTGCTGGCCGTGCGCGACGTGGTCGGGCGGGCGGTGGCGCGCACCCGGACCGAGCACACGCCGACGCTGATCGAAGCCCGAACCTACCGCTTCCGCGGCCACTCGATGCGCGACCCCTCGGCGGCGATCTACCGGACGAAGGAGGAGGTCGAGCGGGAGAAGCAGCGGGACCCGATCGCGCTCTTCCGCGACCGCTGCCTGCGGGACGGGATCCTCACCGAGGCCGACCTGAGAGCGCTGGAGAAGGAGGTCAACGACACCGTGGACGACGCCGTGGCCTTCGCGGATGCTTCCCCGGAGCCGCCCGACGAGTGGCTCCTTGCCGACATCTACAAAGAGTGAAGGCCATGGCGATCAGCTTGGCACGACAGAAGAGCCTTGGCGGGCCGCGTTCGAGCGAGGGCTTTGCCCTCGCAATCCCGGGGGGAGGTTCGGAAGGGGGGCGCTAGCCCCCCTCCGAGGAAATCCCGGGGGGAAGTTCGGAAGGGGGGCGGAGCCCCCCTCGGAGGAATGCCATGGGGGTGATGACCTACCGGGAGGCGCTGAACCTGGCGCTCCGCGAGGAGATGCGGCGGGACCCGCGCGTCTTCATCCTGGGCGAGGAGGTGGGGGTCTACGAGGGGGCCTACAAGGTCACCCAGGGCCTCCTCCCGGAGTTCGGCGAGAAGCGGGTGATCGACACCCCGATCTGCGAGTCGGGGTTTACGGGAGTCGGCATCGGAGCGGCGATGCTGGGGCTCAGGCCCGTCGTCGAGATGATGACCTTCAACTTCGCCATCCTCGCTCTCGATCAGATCGTCAACACGGCGGCCAAGCTCTGCTACATGTCGGGGGGTCAGTACAACGTCCCGATCGTGATCCGTGGTCCCGGGGGCCCGGCGCATCAGCTCGCCGCCCAGCACTCCCAGTCCATGGAGAGCTACTTCTACCACGTGCCGGGTCTCAAGGTGGTCCGCCCCTCCACGCCGCGCGATGCGAAGGGGCTCCTCAAGAGCGCCATCCGGGACGACAACCCGGTGATCTTCATCGAGGCCGAGACGCTCTACGGGCTGAAGGGGGACGTGCCCGAGGACCCCGAGTTCACGATTCCCCTCGGCGTGGCGGAAGTGCGGCGCGAGGGCACCGACGTGACCGTGATCGCATACATGGGGATGATGTACCGGTCGCTCGAGGTGGCCGAGGAGCTCGAGCGGGACGGGATCTCGGTCGAGATCGTGGACCCGCGGACCCTGCGACCGATGGACATCGACACGATTATCGGGTCCGTCCGGAAGACCCACCGGGCGGTCGTGGTCGAGGCCGGGGCCGGCTTCGCCGGCATGGGGTCGGAGATCGTCGCGTTCATCACCGAGCACGCCTTCGACGATCTGGACGCGTCGGTGGAGCGGGTGACCGGCGCCAACGCGCCGATGCCGTACGCGCGGAACCTGGAGCAGCTCAAGACCCCGTCGAAAGAGAAGATCAAGGCCGCGATCCGCAAGGTTTGCTATGCGTAACACGCGCCGGGGTGCCCGTTCTCGCTTCAGACCTCCTCACCTCGACGGGCTCACCCACGCCTCCGGCGTGGGTACCCGGCTCGGACGCCTCCGCTGGCCCCCCCATCCCCCCGGAGGCGGGGGGCTAGTTCTCGCGCCCCAACTCGGTTGGGTCGCTCGGAGCGCTGCGGCGTCCTGCGCTTCGCCGCCCGCTACGGCTCGTCGGATTCGCTCGCCCGGGCATCCCCGGCGCGTCTTCCTGTGAGGAGGAGTAGATGGCGATCACCAAGGTCGTGATGCCGAAGCTCTCGGAGGCCATGGAGACCGGTCGGGTCATCAAGTGGCTGAAGAAGGAAGGTGACCCGGTGTCGGGCGGGGAGATCATCGCCGAGATCGAGACCGACAAAGCTGACATCGAGCTCGAGTCGTTCGGATCCGGGGTCCTCCGGAAGATCGTCGTTCCGGCGGGGGAGCGGGCACCCGTCGGGAGCCTGATTGCCGTGATCGCCGACGCGGCGGAAGACATCGCCTCCCTCCTGGCGGCGCCTCCCTCCCCTGCGCCGGCACCCACGACGGCACCGGCAACGCTGCCGGGTCCGCCGCCCGCTCCGGCTCCGCCTCGTGCTCCCGCCGTCGCGCCGGCCCCGGCGCCTCCGGTCCCCATGCCGGTGACCGCTGACGTGGCCGGTCGGGTCAAGGCCTCGCCCCTGGCGAAGAAGATCGCGGCTCAGTCGGGAGTGGACCTCCAGCTCGTCCAGGGGAGCGGTCCGGGCGGGCGAATCGTCCGCAGCGACGTCGAGGCGGCGTTGAGCTCTGCGCCGGCGGCCCGGCCGGCGCAAGCCGTCGCCGCCCCCGCCGCGGTCCCGAGCGCGCCCGGGGTCGAGTACCAGGACGTGCCGCTCTCCTCGATCCGGGCCGCCATCGCGCGGCGGATGGCGCAGGCCAAGGGACCGGTCCCGCACTTCTACCTGACCGCGGAAGTCGCCATGGACCGGGCCTGGGAGCTCCGGGAGGAGCTGAACGCGCTGGAGGGGCAGCCCAAGGTTTCGGTCACCGACATGATCGTCAAGGCTTGCGCGCTGGCGCTGCTGAAGCACCCGGGCGTGAACGCCTCCTTTCAGGGGGAAACCATCCGCGTTCATTACCGGGCGCACATCGGCATCGCGGTGGCCCTGGAGGAAGGGCTCATCACTCCGGTCTTGCGCGACTGCGATCGCAGGTCGCTCACCCAGATCGCCGTGGAGGGGCGCGATCTCGTCGAGCGCGCGCGGAACCGGCGGCTCAGGGCTCAGGAGCTGTCTGGCGCGACCTTCACGGTTTCCAACCTGGGCATGTTCGATGTGGACGAGTTCTCGGCCATCATCAACCCCCCGGAGGGGGCCATCCTGGCCGTCGGTGCCGTGGTGCAGAAGCCGGTGGTGGAGGGCGAGCGGCTCGGTGTCGGCCGCCGGATGCGCCTCACCCTGTCCTGCGATCATCGGGCGATGGACGGGGCCATGGGCGCGCGCTTCCTGCAGGACGTGAAGCGCCTCCTGGAAGAACCCCTGCGCCTGCTCGTCTAGAACACCCCTCACCCTGTCCCTCCGGTGCCCCTCACCTCTTCTCCTCTCCCCGCTGGGGAGAGGGAGGGTGAGAGGGGGGAGAGGAGTAAGGTGAGGGGG
This Candidatus Rokuibacteriota bacterium DNA region includes the following protein-coding sequences:
- the nuoF gene encoding NADH-quinone oxidoreductase subunit NuoF, translating into MAELILTRNFHLAESHTLRVYRETGGYEAVRKAFGMAPADVVAEVRRSNLRGLGGAGFPTGVKWGFIPKESTKPRYLVINGDEGEPGTFKDRYLLERDPHALIEGMIISAYAIGSHTAFVYIRGEYVRPWEIFSRAVEEACAAGFLGKNILGSGFDLDIIVHRGAGAYICGEETGLISSLEGNKGWPKLKPPFPAVRGAFGCPTIVNNVETICHVPPIINRGAEWFAGLGTKSQGGTRMYSVSGHVVRPGVYELPVSATVRQLIYEHAGGLPNGRRLKAVVPGGSSSAILTADEIDVTMDVDGLQRAGSMIGSAGVIVMDETVSIPEALMVIARFYAHESCGQCTPCRESTGWIYKTARRIVEGKGRKEDLDTILDVARRGAGTTICAFYDGAVGPYISYVEKFRAEFEALIGEGQPSLVVAH
- a CDS encoding molybdopterin-dependent oxidoreductase is translated as MARLTIDGKEIEVPAGTVLIEAARRLGIEIPHYCYHPGLSIAGQCRLCMVEIEKNPRLQISCNTVATDGMVVQTGSPKVLETRKSIMEFHLINHPLDCPVCDQAGECWLQIYYMQHGLYEPRMMDEKVHKPKAVPLGPHVMLDAERCILCSRCVRFCDEVTGTSELGIFNRGDRSEIGLFPGRELANPYSGNVIDICPVGALTDRDFRFAVRVWYLDRAKSVCPGCARGCNIEIHYNVRRPHHNAGRRVARLKPRENPEVNKWWICDFGRYGFGFIDDPSRLLAPARREGPKAEEVSWEDAVQLLAGRLRQYAPEEIGVLASPQMANEDLFLLKRLAGHLGIRSLDFGVPPRDPGFEDHLLIRADKNPNSKGAELIGLLPRDGGPDARGMLQAARARRLKCLWVFHHDLTRSAWGEAEVLEALLALGCLIFQGSNANGVSAHAHLVLPSATYAEREGTFTNFQGRVQRFRKAVEPLGESRPDWEILARVGEAVGLDLRPTRAEDLFRELARTLPAFSGLSYRSLGDLGQKVQE
- a CDS encoding NADH-quinone oxidoreductase subunit H; the protein is MSAVLTELGIAFGRVAFVMFFVLNMGGLLTWVERKQSAIMQDRIGANRASIFGLRLWGLFHPLADAIKMLTKEDFLPARADRVLFTLAPFVSVFFALAAFATIPFGDVLRIGDREIPLQAVTLNVGVLYVFAMLSLGVYGVMMAGWASANNYALLGGQRAAALMISAEVAIGASIMGVIMVYGSLNMQEIVRGQGWLLLGWIPAWGIVLQPVAFVLFLTAGIAATKRIPFDLPEGESEIIGYFVEYSGMKFGMFMMADFVETVVIAGMATALFLGGWQVPYLVADGIHFPWGTVIPLSHLAVVLLQVGAFVLKVSVMCWFLMLIRWTLPRFRYDQAMRLGWLGLFPLSILNLVATGLVLVALRG
- a CDS encoding NADH-quinone oxidoreductase subunit I — its product is MRSRRLSMHQRFYLVEVLVGLGVTAAHFFANLARHTARYVFGRRDVHGAVTIQYPEERRPYSPRLRSLHRLVRREDGSPRCVACMMCETVCPAHCIYIVAAEHPNPDVEKYPARFDIDLGKCVFCGYCVEACPEDAIRMDTGILEFSSYSRAGMIYTKEILLALEPAGPDGVPRSPVPIPADRHP
- a CDS encoding NADH-quinone oxidoreductase subunit J is translated as MEHFAFFTIAFVAVASALGLVLRRNPIHGALFLVVNLGSVAAVYLMLGAEFLAAAQVIIYAGAIMVLFVFAIMVLIPRTEETSPDPLRPARLVAVPLGAVLLLEIGLIWESPLLSTPGATRPPGDIGSVGRLLFTTYLFPFEVTSVLLLAALVGVLALAKRKAP
- the nuoK gene encoding NADH-quinone oxidoreductase subunit NuoK is translated as MVPESYYAGLSAILFSIGVVGVLVRRNPLVIFMSIELMLNAANLALVAFGQRFGTVEAQALVFFVMTVAAAEVAVGLAIIVTIFRLRHRLSVDDLSLMRW
- the pdhA gene encoding pyruvate dehydrogenase (acetyl-transferring) E1 component subunit alpha, which encodes MAQAKTVLSSKVDVELARRLYFQMFLIRRFEEKAAEMYALGKIGGFLHLYIGEEAVAVGATSVLRSDDYAVSSYRDHGHCLAKGSDPRRMMAELFGRRDGLSKGKGGSMHLFDKSVGFLGGHAIVGAHLPLAAGAAFAVKYQGGDQVVLCSFGDGAVPQGEFHESLNLASLWKLPVIYLCENNRYAMGTAIHRALAQTEIWRIAETYRIPGEVVDGMDVLAVRDVVGRAVARTRTEHTPTLIEARTYRFRGHSMRDPSAAIYRTKEEVEREKQRDPIALFRDRCLRDGILTEADLRALEKEVNDTVDDAVAFADASPEPPDEWLLADIYKE
- a CDS encoding pyruvate dehydrogenase complex E1 component subunit beta, producing the protein MGVMTYREALNLALREEMRRDPRVFILGEEVGVYEGAYKVTQGLLPEFGEKRVIDTPICESGFTGVGIGAAMLGLRPVVEMMTFNFAILALDQIVNTAAKLCYMSGGQYNVPIVIRGPGGPAHQLAAQHSQSMESYFYHVPGLKVVRPSTPRDAKGLLKSAIRDDNPVIFIEAETLYGLKGDVPEDPEFTIPLGVAEVRREGTDVTVIAYMGMMYRSLEVAEELERDGISVEIVDPRTLRPMDIDTIIGSVRKTHRAVVVEAGAGFAGMGSEIVAFITEHAFDDLDASVERVTGANAPMPYARNLEQLKTPSKEKIKAAIRKVCYA
- a CDS encoding 2-oxo acid dehydrogenase subunit E2 codes for the protein MAITKVVMPKLSEAMETGRVIKWLKKEGDPVSGGEIIAEIETDKADIELESFGSGVLRKIVVPAGERAPVGSLIAVIADAAEDIASLLAAPPSPAPAPTTAPATLPGPPPAPAPPRAPAVAPAPAPPVPMPVTADVAGRVKASPLAKKIAAQSGVDLQLVQGSGPGGRIVRSDVEAALSSAPAARPAQAVAAPAAVPSAPGVEYQDVPLSSIRAAIARRMAQAKGPVPHFYLTAEVAMDRAWELREELNALEGQPKVSVTDMIVKACALALLKHPGVNASFQGETIRVHYRAHIGIAVALEEGLITPVLRDCDRRSLTQIAVEGRDLVERARNRRLRAQELSGATFTVSNLGMFDVDEFSAIINPPEGAILAVGAVVQKPVVEGERLGVGRRMRLTLSCDHRAMDGAMGARFLQDVKRLLEEPLRLLV